One Candidatus Lernaella stagnicola DNA window includes the following coding sequences:
- a CDS encoding sorbosone dehydrogenase family protein, whose amino-acid sequence MRKVIWMLALWLAMGLIPLGVLAGCGDQNRDGDQEAPADNNDGDADDDPNDDDDDLDDDDNNDDDDTNSDDDTPTTLDARIELPPGFSIDYFAQDVDNARSLARGDQGVIFVGSRSTGRVLALLDEDNDHYVDQSYVIASGLNSPNGVAFRNGSLYVAEVSRISRFDDIENRLADPPAPVVLKDDYPTDDQHGWKFIAFGPDDKLYVPVGAPCNVCEESDPIYASITRINPDGSGLEIFARGIRNTVGFTWHPTTGEMWFTDNGRDLLGDDLPPDELNRAPAAGLHFGFPYCHGGDLLDPDFGPGRSCDDYTPPVQKLGPHVASLGLRFYTGTQFPEQYHGQIFIAEHGSWNRSVPIGYRVTLVRLDTEGNSLGYETFAEGWLNEDGSRWGRPVDLLVLPDGSMLVSDDEGDAIYRIRYVGDDFNGKNTSASANRRAGCCG is encoded by the coding sequence ATGAGAAAAGTAATTTGGATGTTGGCGCTCTGGTTGGCGATGGGGTTGATCCCCCTCGGTGTCCTTGCCGGCTGCGGCGATCAAAACCGCGACGGGGACCAAGAAGCGCCGGCCGACAACAATGACGGCGACGCCGATGACGACCCCAACGACGATGATGACGACCTCGACGATGACGACAATAATGACGATGACGACACAAATAGTGACGATGACACACCGACGACACTGGACGCACGTATCGAATTGCCGCCCGGATTCTCCATCGACTACTTCGCGCAGGACGTCGACAACGCGCGATCGTTGGCCCGCGGCGATCAGGGCGTCATTTTTGTAGGCAGTCGCTCGACCGGCCGCGTGCTCGCGCTGCTGGACGAAGATAACGATCACTACGTCGACCAAAGTTACGTCATTGCCTCTGGGTTGAACTCGCCTAACGGCGTGGCGTTCCGCAACGGGTCGTTGTACGTGGCCGAGGTGAGTCGTATTTCGCGTTTCGACGACATCGAAAACCGCCTCGCCGACCCGCCCGCGCCGGTCGTACTTAAGGACGACTACCCCACTGACGATCAACACGGTTGGAAGTTCATCGCCTTTGGTCCGGACGACAAACTCTATGTGCCGGTGGGCGCGCCGTGCAATGTGTGCGAAGAAAGCGACCCGATTTACGCGTCGATCACGCGGATCAATCCCGACGGCAGCGGGCTGGAGATTTTCGCGCGCGGCATTCGCAACACGGTCGGCTTCACCTGGCACCCGACGACGGGCGAAATGTGGTTCACCGACAACGGCCGCGACCTGCTCGGCGACGACCTGCCGCCCGACGAACTCAATCGCGCCCCGGCGGCGGGCTTGCACTTCGGCTTCCCCTATTGCCACGGCGGCGACTTGCTCGATCCGGATTTCGGCCCCGGCCGTAGTTGCGACGACTACACGCCGCCGGTTCAGAAACTCGGGCCGCATGTGGCCTCGCTCGGCTTGCGCTTCTACACGGGCACCCAATTTCCCGAGCAATACCACGGGCAGATATTCATCGCCGAACACGGCAGTTGGAATCGCTCGGTGCCCATCGGTTATCGCGTAACGCTCGTGCGTCTCGACACCGAGGGGAACTCGCTAGGGTATGAAACCTTCGCCGAAGGTTGGTTGAACGAAGACGGCTCGCGTTGGGGTCGGCCGGTTGATTTGCTCGTGCTGCCCGACGGTTCGATGCTTGTTTCCGACGATGAAGGCGACGCGATCTACCGCATCCGTTACGTGGGGGATGATTTCAACGGCAAGAACACGTCTGCTTCGGCGAATCGCCGGGCGGGTTGCTGCGGCTGA
- a CDS encoding DUF4388 domain-containing protein → MKQTRVVLLSSDVRVGAEMQHSLPEHFVFDHLVSAREFSDLVERRMPHVVVVSIVLPDANGLEFVRQLKQDPETSVITTIALSSFRRAAGYGDEIKAQYRLDGYLELPVHPNEWQTAIEAAMHRTAFAQGEADQAVRATAAELGLETPTHMTIPEAPPAEPEPAPEPKPERAPAAVTQPKANREPDEKGILGLILLPELLLKYYRSHANGLLDVRAMNERREILLRDGIPASIRTNFIADDALGQIIVSRGLIDPVALEKTLVEARESGRKIGSLLVEKGFLSNADLEALLRTQARRKINSAFRWREGSYSFTRGVQHIDDAVPIDQDMLAIIVTGIERHYDMAKLEERLYVNKGAIVEKVDFPELTRENLNLTEREWRVLELVDGETSLGEVIAKADLNFSRTFQVLYLFLLFGVIRFQGGDRFLRVDGAVANRAQAESGHRTVGKEQILDDEGDADVGNLSETPLGRYLFHLLQTQATGRLALRRGEHEELVFFKRGVPVKVTSSHPGPLALGELLIARGTLSPGQRDQALEKALGEGRQIGEVLVADQYVSPHELFKSLLSQLENKLLALFGWTEGGYEFEEGVEAEGDAPSAGIDVTRLIIQGMRQNVAAERVGEQVARYLDRAVRKSTDTDLCCFFSEPKEQRLVTLIDGRRTVRTLLEMVPLKRALALEVVYCLLQLELIGSRKS, encoded by the coding sequence ATGAAACAAACACGAGTTGTGCTGCTCTCTTCAGACGTGCGAGTCGGCGCGGAAATGCAACACAGCCTGCCGGAACATTTCGTCTTCGACCACCTGGTATCAGCCCGCGAATTCTCCGACTTGGTCGAAAGGCGCATGCCGCACGTCGTGGTTGTGAGCATCGTTCTGCCCGACGCCAACGGCCTCGAATTCGTCCGGCAACTTAAGCAAGATCCCGAAACGTCAGTCATCACCACCATCGCCCTGTCCTCGTTCCGACGCGCTGCGGGATACGGCGACGAAATCAAAGCGCAATATCGACTCGACGGCTACCTCGAATTGCCCGTGCATCCTAACGAATGGCAAACGGCCATCGAAGCGGCGATGCACCGGACCGCCTTTGCTCAGGGCGAGGCGGACCAGGCCGTGCGCGCCACCGCCGCCGAATTGGGCCTCGAGACACCAACCCATATGACGATTCCCGAAGCGCCGCCGGCCGAGCCGGAACCGGCACCGGAACCCAAGCCGGAACGCGCGCCTGCGGCGGTCACTCAGCCGAAAGCGAACCGCGAGCCGGATGAAAAAGGAATCCTGGGGCTCATCCTGTTGCCCGAATTGTTGCTGAAGTATTACCGGTCGCACGCCAACGGCTTGCTGGATGTGCGAGCGATGAACGAACGCCGCGAAATTTTACTGCGCGACGGCATCCCTGCGTCGATTCGCACGAATTTCATCGCCGACGACGCCCTGGGACAAATCATCGTCTCGCGCGGTTTGATCGATCCGGTGGCGCTGGAGAAAACCTTGGTGGAAGCCCGCGAAAGCGGGCGCAAGATCGGGTCGCTGCTGGTCGAAAAGGGTTTTCTCTCCAACGCGGATCTGGAGGCGTTGTTGCGGACGCAGGCGCGGCGGAAAATCAATTCCGCGTTTCGTTGGCGGGAGGGTAGCTATTCCTTCACGCGCGGTGTGCAGCACATCGATGACGCTGTTCCCATCGACCAGGACATGCTCGCGATCATCGTGACGGGCATCGAACGACATTACGACATGGCCAAGCTGGAAGAACGGCTTTACGTAAACAAGGGCGCGATCGTGGAAAAGGTCGACTTTCCCGAGTTGACCCGGGAAAACCTCAACCTGACCGAACGGGAATGGCGGGTCTTGGAACTGGTCGACGGCGAAACCTCCTTGGGGGAAGTGATCGCCAAGGCCGATCTGAATTTCTCGCGCACCTTTCAAGTGCTCTATTTGTTTTTGCTCTTCGGCGTGATTCGTTTCCAGGGCGGCGACCGTTTCTTGCGTGTCGACGGTGCCGTGGCCAACCGCGCGCAGGCCGAAAGCGGCCATCGAACAGTCGGCAAAGAACAAATTCTGGACGACGAGGGAGACGCCGATGTCGGCAACTTGTCCGAAACGCCGCTCGGGCGTTATTTGTTCCACTTGTTGCAAACCCAGGCCACCGGGCGACTCGCGCTACGCCGCGGCGAGCATGAAGAACTCGTCTTTTTCAAACGCGGCGTGCCGGTCAAAGTAACCTCCAGCCACCCCGGACCCTTGGCCCTGGGGGAACTGCTGATCGCGCGCGGCACATTGTCGCCCGGGCAACGCGACCAAGCCCTTGAAAAAGCGCTGGGCGAGGGGCGGCAAATCGGGGAAGTGCTCGTCGCCGACCAGTACGTCTCGCCGCACGAGTTGTTCAAATCGTTGCTGTCGCAGCTCGAGAATAAGTTGTTGGCTCTGTTCGGTTGGACGGAGGGAGGCTACGAATTCGAAGAGGGCGTTGAAGCCGAAGGCGACGCGCCGTCGGCCGGCATCGACGTGACGCGACTGATCATTCAGGGCATGCGCCAAAACGTCGCCGCCGAGCGCGTGGGCGAACAGGTCGCGCGGTATCTCGATCGCGCGGTGCGCAAAAGCACGGATACGGATCTCTGCTGCTTCTTCAGCGAACCCAAAGAGCAGCGGCTCGTCACGCTCATCGACGGCCGCCGAACCGTGCGTACACTGCTGGAAATGGTGCCGCTGAAACGCGCTCTGGCGCTGGAAGTCGTTTACTGCCTCTTGCAGCTTGAACTCATTGGGTCACGAAAGAGCTAA